One genomic region from Longimicrobium sp. encodes:
- a CDS encoding sensor domain-containing diguanylate cyclase, which yields MHVATQPSVQLPELRPDAGTWPAASDIADLFAAIPLLAPTDEVAGACVEAVRTVARCRCSLAVPTRPVPLSVGDEREGLRPLLRFPAPGGEGELWMPEDLALPDEVKTALERHLTRVWQVQELRAGQAAELDQLRFHLTALQQVARTLAVVRSLEETERLVLDSVGEVFFAWWAALYHTEGEQYTCRAVRSLRGESVAYAIPARVVRSVAMPGQPPVVPPQDAEIRDHVPAEVAVVAPLDFGDGDAGLLILGRRMTEAPYEQHDLALLRALADSSAIALRNAELLDRLRAQATIDPLTGCHNRRGFDEILGVEFARAKRYGRPLSLVLLDIDHFKTVNDQYGHEVGDNALQRIGRAVRHTFRNTDSACRFGGEEFALIFPETGKEEGVRLAERLRVLIETLPPNAEVPRSLTASFGVSAFPDDGKDISALIRAADRALYTAKANGRNRVEQA from the coding sequence ATGCACGTCGCCACACAACCGAGCGTGCAGCTCCCCGAGCTCCGGCCCGACGCCGGAACCTGGCCGGCCGCGTCCGACATCGCGGACCTGTTCGCCGCCATCCCGCTGCTGGCGCCCACCGACGAGGTGGCCGGCGCCTGCGTCGAGGCGGTGCGCACCGTCGCGCGCTGCCGCTGCTCGCTCGCAGTCCCCACCCGCCCCGTTCCCCTGTCCGTGGGCGACGAGCGCGAGGGGTTGCGGCCGCTACTGCGCTTTCCCGCCCCCGGCGGCGAGGGCGAGCTGTGGATGCCCGAGGACCTCGCGCTGCCGGACGAGGTCAAGACCGCGCTCGAGCGCCACCTCACCCGCGTCTGGCAGGTGCAGGAGCTGCGCGCCGGGCAGGCGGCGGAGCTCGACCAGCTGCGCTTCCACCTCACCGCGCTGCAGCAGGTGGCCCGCACGCTGGCCGTGGTGCGCAGCCTGGAAGAGACGGAGCGGCTGGTGCTGGACTCCGTCGGCGAGGTGTTCTTCGCCTGGTGGGCCGCGCTCTACCACACCGAGGGCGAGCAGTACACCTGCCGCGCGGTGCGCTCGCTGCGCGGCGAGTCGGTGGCCTACGCCATCCCCGCGCGCGTGGTCCGCTCCGTGGCCATGCCCGGGCAGCCGCCGGTCGTCCCGCCGCAGGACGCGGAGATCCGCGACCACGTCCCCGCCGAGGTGGCCGTGGTGGCCCCGCTCGACTTCGGCGACGGCGACGCGGGTCTGCTGATCCTGGGGCGGCGGATGACCGAGGCGCCCTACGAGCAGCACGACCTGGCGCTGCTGCGCGCGCTGGCCGACTCGTCCGCGATCGCGCTGCGCAACGCGGAGCTGCTGGACCGGCTGCGCGCGCAGGCGACGATCGATCCGCTCACCGGCTGCCACAACCGCCGCGGCTTCGACGAGATCCTGGGGGTGGAGTTCGCGCGGGCCAAGCGGTACGGCCGGCCGCTGTCGCTGGTTCTGCTCGACATCGACCACTTCAAGACCGTGAACGACCAGTACGGCCACGAGGTGGGCGACAACGCGCTGCAGCGCATCGGCCGCGCGGTGCGCCACACCTTCCGCAACACCGACAGCGCCTGCCGCTTCGGCGGCGAGGAGTTCGCGCTGATCTTCCCTGAGACCGGGAAGGAAGAGGGGGTGCGCTTGGCCGAGCGGCTGCGCGTGCTGATCGAGACGCTCCCGCCCAACGCCGAGGTGCCGCGCTCGCTGACGGCCAGCTTCGGCGTCTCCGCCTTCCCCGACGACGGCAAGGACATCTCCGCCCTCATCCGCGCCGCCGACCGCGCCCTCTACACCGCCAAGGCCAACGGCCGCAACCGGGTGGAGCAGGCGTAG
- a CDS encoding ATP-dependent 6-phosphofructokinase: MANEGRGIRRIAINTGGGDAPGLNAVIRAATLAALHEGWEVLGIRRGYMGVLEPEVDGEAGVFPLNAHAVRGIAHLGGTILGTTTRGNPFGLEVRQPDGTWGKVDRSDEIVEAFRRLEIDALIAIGGDGSLGIAHALHRKGLPVIGVPKTIDNDLRSTDVSFGFQTAVEVATDAIGRLHSTAESHQRVMVVEVMGRHTGWIALESGMAGGADVILIPEIPYQLDSIAEKVHERDRHGRRFSIVVAAEGASPAGGQPSYADATGRYGGIADRLAADIQALTGKETRPLVLGHIQRGGSPIAYDRNLAMRFGAAAVRCIKEGSLGTMVALQGAHVRAVPLAEAISAIKRVPLDDDLVVSGRQLGISFGD; this comes from the coding sequence ATGGCCAACGAGGGACGCGGCATCCGCCGCATCGCGATCAACACCGGGGGCGGCGACGCGCCCGGGCTCAACGCCGTGATCCGCGCCGCCACGCTGGCGGCGCTGCACGAGGGGTGGGAGGTGCTGGGGATCCGCCGCGGCTACATGGGCGTGCTCGAGCCCGAGGTCGACGGCGAGGCCGGCGTCTTTCCCCTCAACGCCCACGCCGTGCGCGGCATCGCCCACCTGGGCGGCACCATCCTGGGCACCACCACGCGCGGCAACCCCTTCGGTCTGGAGGTCCGCCAGCCCGACGGCACCTGGGGCAAGGTCGACCGCTCCGACGAGATCGTCGAGGCCTTCCGCCGCCTGGAGATCGACGCGCTCATCGCCATCGGCGGCGACGGCTCGCTGGGCATCGCCCACGCGCTGCACCGCAAGGGGCTGCCGGTGATCGGCGTTCCCAAGACCATCGACAACGACCTGCGCTCCACCGACGTCAGCTTTGGCTTCCAGACCGCGGTGGAGGTGGCCACCGACGCCATCGGCCGCCTGCACAGCACCGCCGAGTCGCACCAGCGGGTGATGGTGGTGGAGGTGATGGGGCGCCACACCGGGTGGATCGCGCTGGAGAGCGGGATGGCGGGCGGCGCCGACGTCATCCTCATCCCCGAGATCCCCTACCAGCTGGACAGCATCGCCGAGAAGGTGCACGAGCGCGACCGCCACGGGCGCCGCTTCAGCATCGTGGTGGCGGCCGAGGGGGCCAGCCCCGCCGGCGGGCAGCCCAGCTACGCCGACGCGACCGGCCGCTACGGCGGCATCGCCGACCGGCTGGCGGCCGACATCCAGGCGCTCACGGGAAAGGAGACGCGCCCGCTGGTGCTGGGCCACATCCAGCGCGGCGGCAGCCCCATCGCCTACGACCGCAACCTGGCCATGCGCTTCGGGGCGGCGGCGGTGCGCTGCATCAAGGAGGGGAGCCTGGGAACGATGGTGGCGCTGCAGGGCGCCCACGTGCGCGCCGTGCCGCTGGCCGAGGCCATCTCCGCTATCAAGCGCGTGCCGCTGGACGACGACCTGGTGGTCTCCGGCCGCCAGCTCGGAATCTCCTTCGGCGACTGA
- a CDS encoding metal-sulfur cluster assembly factor has product MPTEAEIRKALRTVKDPELNLDLVVLGLIYDMKIDGGRVEVTMSLTSPMCPVAGELVNQAREAVEGVPGVESAEVELTFSPPWTPERIPATIRAALGL; this is encoded by the coding sequence ATGCCGACCGAAGCCGAGATCCGCAAAGCGCTGCGCACCGTGAAGGACCCGGAGCTGAACCTGGACCTGGTGGTGCTCGGCCTCATCTACGACATGAAGATCGACGGCGGGCGCGTGGAGGTGACCATGTCGCTCACCTCGCCGATGTGCCCCGTCGCCGGCGAGCTGGTCAACCAGGCGCGCGAGGCGGTGGAGGGCGTGCCCGGCGTGGAGAGCGCCGAGGTGGAGCTCACCTTCAGCCCGCCGTGGACGCCGGAGCGCATCCCCGCCACCATCCGGGCCGCGCTGGGGCTGTGA
- a CDS encoding plastocyanin/azurin family copper-binding protein, which translates to MRMTNRLPLLGVVALLAACGGGDNNNGGNAGTTDTTTAAAAPAAAPAPAAAPAPAPAGNVVEVHMVTTPDGASGHFEPAAVTVKKGDTVRFITDGKAVHNVSFVPAENPGKTGLPPAPGTYLSTAGQNFDVSTAGMDAGTYNFQCDPHAPSGMKGTLTIQ; encoded by the coding sequence ATGCGGATGACGAACCGGCTCCCGCTGCTCGGCGTCGTGGCGCTGCTGGCCGCGTGCGGCGGTGGGGACAACAACAACGGCGGCAACGCGGGGACCACCGACACCACCACCGCGGCCGCGGCTCCGGCCGCCGCGCCCGCCCCGGCGGCGGCGCCCGCGCCGGCTCCGGCAGGGAACGTGGTCGAGGTGCACATGGTCACCACGCCCGACGGCGCGTCGGGGCACTTCGAGCCCGCCGCGGTGACGGTGAAGAAGGGTGACACCGTGCGCTTCATCACCGACGGCAAGGCGGTGCACAACGTGTCGTTCGTGCCGGCGGAGAACCCGGGCAAGACCGGTCTTCCGCCCGCGCCGGGCACGTACCTGAGCACGGCCGGCCAGAACTTCGACGTGTCGACGGCGGGCATGGACGCCGGCACGTACAACTTCCAGTGCGACCCGCACGCCCCCTCGGGGATGAAGGGCACGCTGACGATCCAGTAA
- a CDS encoding multicopper oxidase domain-containing protein produces the protein MSETINPGQNEAPVTRSRRDFLRGAAVGLAVPAVASALAACKNAEGGRTQAPARAAGAAPAAMHDSDASGGTMAPHPKSPAEIRAAADEMDKHHEAGIKSFPAATRGKGNQPLQPRIENGVKVYDLTAEKLQWETAPGQTVEAWAYNGQVPGPQIRVKEGDRVKINLTNKLEESTAIHFHGVSLPNGMDGVPFITQPPVKPGESFTYEFTVPNSGSHMYHSHHNSSKQVPMGLLGAFIVEPRGGETHHADVDYVMILNDGSHGYTLNGKGFPATEPIVANKGQKVRVRFMNEGMMIHPMHLHGMPMLVTHKDGYPQPQPWKCDTLNIAPGERWDVIIDCDNPGTWAFHCHILPHAETQMGMFGMVTALVVK, from the coding sequence ATGTCGGAGACGATCAACCCCGGCCAGAACGAAGCCCCGGTCACGCGCTCGCGCCGCGACTTCCTGCGCGGCGCCGCGGTGGGCCTGGCGGTGCCCGCGGTGGCCAGCGCGCTGGCCGCCTGCAAGAACGCGGAAGGCGGCCGCACCCAGGCCCCCGCGCGGGCCGCGGGCGCCGCGCCGGCGGCCATGCACGACAGCGACGCCAGCGGCGGCACCATGGCGCCGCATCCCAAGAGCCCGGCCGAGATCCGCGCCGCGGCCGACGAGATGGACAAACACCACGAGGCGGGGATCAAGAGCTTTCCCGCGGCGACCAGGGGGAAGGGAAACCAGCCGCTGCAGCCGCGCATCGAGAACGGGGTGAAGGTCTACGACCTGACCGCCGAGAAGCTGCAGTGGGAAACGGCGCCGGGGCAGACGGTGGAGGCGTGGGCGTACAACGGCCAGGTGCCCGGCCCGCAGATCCGCGTGAAGGAGGGCGACCGGGTGAAGATCAACCTCACCAACAAGCTCGAGGAGAGCACCGCCATCCACTTCCACGGCGTGTCGCTGCCCAACGGGATGGACGGCGTGCCCTTCATCACCCAGCCGCCGGTGAAGCCGGGCGAGAGCTTCACCTACGAGTTCACGGTGCCGAACTCGGGGTCGCACATGTACCACTCGCACCACAACTCCTCGAAGCAGGTGCCGATGGGGCTGCTGGGCGCCTTCATCGTGGAGCCCCGCGGCGGCGAGACGCACCACGCCGACGTGGACTACGTGATGATCCTGAACGACGGGTCGCACGGCTACACGCTGAACGGCAAGGGCTTCCCGGCGACGGAGCCGATCGTGGCCAACAAGGGGCAGAAGGTGCGCGTGCGCTTCATGAACGAGGGGATGATGATCCACCCCATGCACCTGCACGGGATGCCGATGCTGGTGACGCACAAGGACGGCTATCCGCAGCCGCAGCCCTGGAAGTGCGACACGCTGAACATCGCCCCCGGCGAGCGCTGGGACGTGATCATCGACTGCGACAACCCCGGGACGTGGGCGTTCCACTGCCACATCCTCCCCCACGCCGAGACCCAGATGGGGATGTTCGGGATGGTGACGGCGCTGGTGGTGAAGTAA
- a CDS encoding universal stress protein, whose translation MLPIRTILAATDLTDACDEVLRAAAALARRSGAALHVVHAFDFPQTPYFEAPVDPTTFQARIDDSERAMAEQIVRTVPAGVEVASTRLDVYAASRAIADYAAAVRADVIVLGAHTRRRLEIGMLGTTADRVIRTVDVPVLIVRAPLRTPLRRVLVPIDLSERSGAVLDVALGWAAELGGHDGALPLPTVEMEIVHVVPRVLAPTGLPFDRATVLPGMNREVEAALGRAGGASGVQVSEELLFGDRPDREIVRCAGQGGADLVVMATHGYGMVKRALVGSTASGVARNAPCPVLLVPPRVWRAEPAAKQSPAATAEPALP comes from the coding sequence ATGCTTCCGATCCGCACCATCCTGGCCGCCACCGACCTGACCGACGCGTGCGACGAGGTGCTCCGCGCCGCCGCCGCGCTGGCCCGCCGCTCGGGCGCCGCGCTGCACGTGGTCCACGCGTTCGACTTCCCGCAAACGCCGTACTTCGAAGCGCCGGTGGACCCCACCACCTTCCAGGCGCGCATCGACGACAGCGAGCGGGCGATGGCCGAGCAGATCGTGCGCACCGTCCCCGCCGGCGTGGAGGTGGCCTCGACCCGGCTGGACGTCTACGCCGCCTCGCGCGCCATCGCCGACTACGCGGCGGCCGTCAGGGCCGACGTGATCGTCCTGGGCGCGCACACCCGCCGGCGGCTGGAGATCGGGATGCTGGGCACCACCGCCGACCGCGTGATCCGCACCGTCGACGTCCCCGTGCTGATCGTCCGCGCGCCGCTGCGCACGCCGCTCCGGCGCGTCCTGGTGCCCATCGACCTCTCGGAGCGCAGCGGCGCGGTGCTCGACGTGGCGCTGGGGTGGGCCGCGGAGCTCGGCGGCCACGACGGCGCGCTCCCCCTCCCCACGGTGGAGATGGAGATCGTGCACGTGGTGCCGCGCGTCCTCGCGCCCACCGGCCTCCCCTTCGACCGCGCCACCGTGCTGCCGGGGATGAACCGCGAGGTGGAGGCGGCGCTCGGGCGCGCGGGCGGCGCGTCCGGCGTGCAGGTGTCCGAGGAGCTGCTCTTCGGCGACCGGCCGGACCGCGAGATCGTGCGCTGCGCCGGGCAGGGCGGCGCGGACTTGGTGGTGATGGCCACGCACGGCTACGGGATGGTCAAGCGCGCGCTCGTCGGCAGCACCGCCAGCGGCGTCGCCCGCAACGCGCCCTGCCCGGTGCTGCTCGTCCCGCCGCGCGTCTGGCGCGCCGAGCCGGCGGCGAAGCAGTCTCCCGCGGCCACGGCCGAGCCGGCGCTGCCCTGA
- a CDS encoding AAC(3) family N-acetyltransferase, protein MTETGTGRAEMSIAEVAAQLRALGVERGGVLLVHTSFRAVRPVEDGPRGLIAALRDALGPDGTLAMPSWTGDDEHLFDPATTRAAEDLGVVADTFWRLPGVRRSDYLFAFAAAGPRAAEIVRDPLPLPPHIPESPAGRVHELDGQVLLLGVNHDADTTLHLAELIAGVPYRVPKACTVLRDGRPARIEYGENDHCCERFAMMDGWLRGRGFQREGRVGHAHARLARSREIVEVAREHLARDRSSSSIPPVTAARSATRHAAASRAEPGIPKHLPVSS, encoded by the coding sequence ATGACGGAGACGGGGACCGGGCGGGCGGAGATGTCCATCGCCGAGGTGGCGGCGCAGCTGCGGGCGCTGGGCGTGGAGCGCGGCGGCGTGCTTCTCGTCCACACCTCCTTCCGCGCGGTGCGGCCGGTGGAGGATGGGCCGCGCGGGCTGATCGCGGCGCTGCGGGATGCGCTCGGGCCGGACGGCACGCTGGCGATGCCGTCATGGACTGGCGACGACGAGCATCTGTTCGACCCCGCCACGACGCGCGCGGCGGAGGATCTCGGCGTCGTCGCCGACACCTTCTGGCGTCTCCCCGGCGTGCGGCGGAGCGATTACCTCTTCGCCTTCGCGGCGGCGGGCCCGCGCGCGGCGGAGATCGTGCGCGACCCGCTCCCCCTCCCGCCGCACATCCCCGAGAGCCCCGCCGGCCGCGTGCACGAGCTGGACGGGCAGGTGCTCCTCCTCGGCGTAAACCACGACGCGGACACCACGCTCCATCTCGCCGAATTGATCGCCGGCGTCCCCTACCGCGTGCCGAAGGCGTGCACGGTGCTGCGCGACGGGCGGCCCGCGCGCATCGAGTACGGCGAGAACGACCACTGCTGCGAGCGCTTCGCGATGATGGACGGATGGCTGCGCGGGCGCGGCTTCCAGCGCGAGGGGCGCGTCGGCCACGCGCACGCGCGGCTTGCGCGCTCGCGCGAGATCGTGGAGGTTGCGCGCGAGCACCTGGCGCGCGATCGCTCGTCTTCCTCCATCCCCCCGGTCACGGCTGCGAGGAGTGCGACGCGGCACGCCGCAGCATCCCGGGCTGAACCCGGGATTCCGAAACACCTCCCGGTGTCATCCTGA
- a CDS encoding HAD-IC family P-type ATPase: MPDFPAADWHALEPADALERLRTGREGLSPAEAEARLATHGPNELRAAPPVSAWRILVAQLRGVVIWLLIAASAIALVMGDRAESIAIFVVLVLNAALGFVMELRANRAMEALLSLEVPHAVVIRGGRRIELGAREVVPGDVLALEAGAMVAADAYLLDAAELVTSEAPLTGESLPVRKHPGRALPPKTPLAERANLVFRSTFVAAGSGRAVVFATGMGTEVGKIGTLVAGVSIEPTPLERRLDELGKRLVWIALAAAAAVALLDWLQGAALAETLETGIALAIAAVPEGLPAVSTIALAVGVRRMARRHALIRRLPVVESLGSATVVCTDKTGTLTRGEMTVTELRAPGRRWAVTGIGYAPEGEIQGDGDGDADPVLRRLLAAAVLANRAELVRGDEGWIVRGDPTEGALLAAAAKAGVDRQALRAETPETGEVPFSSERMLMATFHRRADGSAFAAVKGAPGRTLERCTRLATADGERAVGDDERRRLREENEAMAAQGLRVLAMAWKDGVAAPGADALRELTFLGFAGMMDPPAEGVPETIRTLRDAGIRTVMITGDQRATAEAVGRELGIVAGGEGVFDGAAISALEGDEWLECVRQAGAFSRVSPEDKLRLVDGYRRAGEVVAMLGDGVNDAAALRRADVGVAMGLRGTDVAKEAASVVLQDDRFATVAAAVEEGRVVYANIRRFVFYLFSCNTAEVLVLLIAGLAGLPAPLLALPILWLNLATDTFPALALAVEPADADVMRRPPRDPRAAILSRPFLLSVGLYALLITACTLGAYWIALGTLPVPHARTVAFQTLALGQLFHLGNARSSSPVLTRDAITRNKWALAAVIGVLALQLAAAYVQPLPSILRLPTPNAADWLLIVPFALAPAVIGQAIKFLRGRAIE, from the coding sequence ATGCCCGATTTCCCCGCCGCGGACTGGCACGCGCTGGAGCCGGCCGACGCGCTCGAGCGCCTCCGCACCGGCCGCGAGGGACTATCCCCGGCCGAGGCGGAGGCGCGGCTCGCCACGCACGGGCCCAACGAGCTGCGCGCCGCGCCGCCCGTCTCCGCGTGGCGCATCCTCGTGGCGCAGCTGCGCGGCGTGGTCATCTGGCTGCTGATCGCCGCGTCGGCCATCGCGCTGGTGATGGGCGACCGCGCGGAATCCATCGCCATCTTCGTCGTCCTGGTCCTCAACGCCGCGCTCGGCTTCGTGATGGAGCTGCGCGCCAACCGGGCGATGGAGGCGCTCCTCTCCCTCGAAGTCCCCCACGCGGTGGTGATCCGCGGCGGGCGCCGCATCGAGCTCGGCGCGCGCGAGGTCGTCCCCGGCGACGTGCTGGCGCTGGAGGCGGGGGCGATGGTCGCCGCCGACGCGTACCTGCTGGACGCGGCGGAACTGGTCACCAGCGAGGCGCCGCTCACCGGCGAGTCGCTCCCCGTCCGCAAGCATCCCGGCCGCGCGCTCCCCCCGAAGACGCCGCTGGCCGAGCGCGCCAACCTCGTCTTCCGCTCCACCTTCGTCGCCGCGGGGAGCGGGCGCGCCGTCGTCTTCGCCACGGGGATGGGCACCGAGGTGGGAAAGATCGGCACGCTCGTGGCCGGCGTCTCCATCGAGCCGACGCCGCTGGAACGCCGGCTCGACGAGCTGGGGAAGCGCCTGGTCTGGATCGCGCTGGCCGCGGCGGCCGCGGTGGCGCTCCTCGACTGGCTGCAGGGCGCGGCGCTGGCGGAAACGCTGGAGACGGGGATCGCGCTCGCCATCGCCGCGGTGCCGGAGGGGCTGCCGGCGGTCTCCACCATCGCCCTGGCCGTCGGCGTGCGGCGGATGGCGCGGCGGCACGCGCTGATCCGCCGCCTTCCGGTGGTCGAATCCCTCGGCTCGGCGACGGTCGTCTGCACCGACAAGACGGGAACGCTCACCCGCGGCGAGATGACCGTCACCGAGCTGCGCGCGCCGGGGCGGCGGTGGGCGGTGACGGGGATCGGCTACGCGCCCGAGGGGGAGATTCAAGGGGATGGGGATGGAGATGCCGACCCCGTCCTCCGCCGCCTCCTCGCAGCCGCCGTGCTCGCGAACCGCGCCGAGCTGGTGCGGGGTGACGAGGGATGGATCGTCCGCGGCGACCCCACCGAAGGCGCGCTCCTGGCCGCCGCCGCGAAGGCCGGCGTCGACCGGCAGGCGCTGCGCGCGGAGACGCCGGAGACGGGCGAGGTCCCCTTCTCCAGCGAGCGCATGCTGATGGCGACGTTCCACCGCCGCGCGGACGGATCGGCGTTCGCCGCGGTGAAGGGCGCGCCGGGGCGGACGCTGGAGCGCTGCACCCGCCTCGCCACGGCGGACGGCGAGCGGGCGGTGGGCGACGACGAGCGGCGCCGCCTCCGCGAGGAGAACGAGGCGATGGCCGCTCAGGGGCTGCGCGTGCTGGCGATGGCGTGGAAGGATGGCGTCGCGGCGCCGGGCGCGGATGCGCTGCGCGAGCTCACCTTCCTGGGCTTCGCGGGGATGATGGACCCGCCGGCCGAGGGCGTCCCCGAGACCATCCGCACCCTGCGCGACGCGGGGATCCGCACGGTGATGATCACCGGCGACCAGCGCGCCACCGCCGAGGCCGTGGGCCGCGAGCTGGGGATCGTCGCGGGCGGCGAGGGGGTGTTCGACGGCGCGGCGATCAGCGCGCTGGAGGGCGACGAGTGGCTGGAGTGCGTGCGCCAGGCCGGCGCGTTCAGCCGCGTGAGCCCCGAGGACAAGCTGCGGCTGGTAGATGGCTACCGCCGCGCCGGCGAGGTCGTGGCCATGCTGGGCGACGGGGTGAACGACGCCGCAGCCCTCCGCCGCGCCGACGTCGGCGTCGCCATGGGGCTGCGGGGGACGGACGTGGCCAAGGAGGCGGCGAGCGTCGTCCTGCAGGACGACCGCTTCGCCACGGTGGCCGCGGCGGTGGAGGAGGGGCGCGTCGTGTACGCGAACATCCGCCGCTTCGTCTTCTACCTGTTCAGCTGCAACACGGCCGAGGTGCTGGTGCTGCTGATCGCGGGGCTCGCGGGATTGCCGGCGCCGCTCCTCGCACTGCCGATCCTGTGGCTGAACCTGGCGACCGACACCTTCCCCGCCCTCGCCCTGGCCGTGGAGCCCGCCGACGCCGACGTGATGCGCCGCCCGCCGCGCGATCCGCGCGCCGCCATCCTGTCGCGGCCGTTCCTCCTCTCCGTCGGCCTCTACGCATTACTGATCACCGCGTGCACGCTCGGCGCGTACTGGATCGCGCTCGGAACACTGCCGGTACCGCACGCGCGAACGGTGGCGTTCCAGACGCTGGCGCTGGGGCAGCTCTTCCACCTGGGCAACGCGCGCAGCAGCTCGCCCGTGCTCACCCGCGACGCCATCACGCGCAACAAGTGGGCGCTGGCGGCGGTGATCGGCGTGCTCGCGCTCCAACTCGCCGCGGCATACGTCCAGCCGTTGCCGTCCATCCTCCGCCTCCCCACCCCGAACGCGGCGGACTGGCTGCTGATCGTCCCCTTCGCCCTCGCCCCCGCCGTCATCGGCCAGGCGATCAAGTTCCTGCGCGGCCGCGCGATCGAGTAG
- a CDS encoding protein kinase — protein sequence MAGIESLLRGRVLGDRYRVEEVIGRGGMGAVYRATDERLGRPVAVKVITAVAADAETRERMRARFRREAAAAARLPHHPNVVPVYDYGTDAELGLDYIVMELLRGHDLASRLQRSGPPPMSLALRILQQAARGINVGHRLGVIHRDVKPGNIFLAEDGDPGEVQVRVLDFGIAKVVDEEDTQTALTRDGRAPLSPAYASPEQLRGDDTLTPAADVFSLGAVGWQLLTGEKPYTEADRNRLSIGQSVPLPSLRTRNPAVPAEVETVIRQALDHDPSARYPNAGAFADAVEAALRRIEGTAAASAVPAVSGPVVATDEDDDRTAVAADEGTVLAPRPVAGAAAAMAGAGAAAASRPLPPAPVGVPPRSGPAIPPPRRRIQPEPRTGTHPMVWVLLVLALVTAAAAVWYASSQGGRGADDNPLAGLPDSAQKDTTNADTLTAADAPRVDQQGRALLQQNQFEQAADYFRQAMELDPTRADYKDHLGFALIKLGRFEEAATLLEDAIRLDRNYDLSYSHLADARLATGDTMGAVVALRQFLQISVNQRDRAIAQQKLDALLAPPAPPPPPVDTVAPPPADTTTPEPGDTIRIAPPR from the coding sequence ATGGCAGGCATAGAATCGCTGCTCCGTGGGCGCGTGCTGGGCGACCGCTACCGCGTGGAGGAGGTGATCGGGCGCGGCGGGATGGGCGCCGTGTACCGCGCCACCGACGAGCGGCTGGGGCGCCCCGTGGCCGTGAAGGTCATCACCGCCGTGGCCGCCGACGCGGAGACCCGCGAACGGATGCGCGCCCGCTTCCGCCGCGAGGCCGCCGCCGCCGCCCGCCTGCCGCATCACCCCAACGTCGTTCCCGTCTACGACTACGGCACCGACGCCGAGCTGGGGCTGGACTACATCGTGATGGAGCTGCTGCGCGGCCACGACCTGGCCTCCCGCCTGCAGCGCTCCGGCCCGCCGCCCATGTCGCTCGCGCTGCGCATCCTGCAGCAGGCCGCGCGCGGCATCAACGTGGGCCACCGCCTGGGCGTCATCCACCGCGACGTGAAGCCGGGCAACATCTTCCTGGCCGAGGACGGCGACCCCGGCGAGGTGCAGGTGCGGGTGCTGGACTTCGGCATCGCCAAGGTGGTGGACGAGGAAGACACGCAGACCGCGCTCACCCGCGACGGCCGCGCGCCCCTCTCCCCCGCCTACGCCAGCCCCGAGCAGCTGCGCGGCGACGACACCCTCACCCCCGCGGCGGACGTCTTCTCCCTGGGCGCGGTCGGCTGGCAGCTGCTGACGGGGGAGAAGCCGTACACCGAGGCGGACCGCAACCGACTCTCCATCGGCCAGTCGGTGCCGCTCCCCTCGCTGCGCACGCGCAACCCGGCCGTCCCCGCCGAGGTGGAGACGGTGATCCGGCAGGCGCTCGACCACGATCCGTCCGCGCGCTACCCCAACGCCGGCGCCTTCGCCGATGCGGTGGAGGCGGCGCTGCGGCGGATCGAGGGCACCGCGGCCGCATCCGCCGTCCCCGCTGTGTCCGGCCCGGTGGTCGCGACGGACGAGGACGACGACCGCACCGCCGTGGCCGCGGACGAGGGGACGGTGCTCGCCCCGCGCCCCGTCGCCGGCGCCGCGGCGGCGATGGCCGGCGCGGGGGCGGCCGCCGCGTCGCGCCCGCTGCCGCCCGCGCCGGTGGGCGTGCCGCCGCGCTCGGGGCCCGCGATCCCCCCTCCGCGCCGGCGCATCCAGCCCGAGCCGAGGACGGGGACGCACCCGATGGTGTGGGTGCTGCTGGTGCTGGCGCTGGTGACCGCGGCCGCGGCCGTGTGGTACGCGTCGTCGCAGGGCGGCCGCGGCGCCGACGACAACCCGCTGGCCGGGCTCCCCGACTCGGCGCAGAAGGACACGACCAACGCCGACACGCTGACCGCCGCCGACGCGCCGCGCGTGGACCAGCAGGGACGCGCGCTGCTGCAGCAGAACCAGTTCGAGCAGGCGGCGGACTACTTCCGGCAGGCGATGGAGCTCGATCCCACGCGCGCCGACTACAAGGACCACTTGGGGTTCGCGCTGATCAAGCTGGGCCGGTTCGAGGAGGCGGCCACGCTGCTGGAGGACGCCATCCGGCTCGACCGCAACTACGACCTGTCGTACAGCCACCTGGCCGACGCGCGGCTGGCCACGGGCGACACCATGGGGGCCGTGGTCGCGCTCCGGCAGTTCCTGCAGATCAGCGTCAACCAGCGCGACCGCGCCATCGCGCAGCAGAAGCTCGACGCGCTGCTGGCGCCGCCCGCGCCGCCGCCACCGCCGGTCGACACCGTGGCGCCGCCGCCCGCCGACACCACGACGCCCGAGCCGGGCGACACCATCCGCATCGCGCCGCCGCGCTGA